One genomic window of Phacochoerus africanus isolate WHEZ1 unplaced genomic scaffold, ROS_Pafr_v1 Scaffold_14, whole genome shotgun sequence includes the following:
- the LOC125119115 gene encoding olfactory receptor 1440-like: MAGGKNSTTITKFILLGFSEFPKLTAVIFSVFLGISLMTVSWNMGLIMLIRMDSHLHTPMYFFLSNLSLLDICYVSTIAPRMLSDFFKKYKFIFFMGCTMQYFFSRLDLTECCLLAAMAYDRYAAICNPLLYTAIMSPTLCVQMVAGSCVTGFFGSFIQLCALFQLHFCGQNVTNHFFCDLPQLLILSCSDTFFFQVMTSALTVIFGLTSVLVIIISYGYIIATILKITSSEGRSKAFNTRASHLTAVTLFFGSGIFIYMYPNSGDSLSQNKLVSVLYTVIISMLDPVIYSLRNKEIQDSLSRWKKTIFSWCY, encoded by the coding sequence ATGGCTGGGGGAAAGAACAGTACAACAATTACAAAGTTCATTCTCTTAGGATTCTCTGAATTTCCAAAGCTCACTGCTGTCATCTTTTCAGTATTCCTAGGGATCTCCCTCATGACAGTGTCCTGGAACATGGGCCTTATCATGCTTATCAGGATGGACTCTCATTTGCACACACCTATGTACTTTTTTCTCAGTAACCTATCCTTGCTGGACATCTGCTATGTTTCCACCATAGCCCCAAGAATGCTCTCTGATTTCTTCAAGAAGTATAAATTCATCTTCTTTATGGGATGCACCATGCAATACTTCTTCTCTAGACTGGATCTCACTGAGTGCTGTCTCCTGGCCGCCATGGCTTATGATCGCTATGCTGCCATTTGCAATCCTCTCCTCTACACAGCCATCATGTCCCCCACCCTCTGTGTGCAGATGGTGGCAGGATCTTGTGTAACTGGATTCTTTGGCTCATTCATTCAACTATGTGCCTTATTTCAGCTCCATTTTTGTGGACAAAATGTCACcaatcatttcttctgtgacctgCCCCAACTGCTAATCTTATCTTGCTCTGACACCTTTTTCTTTCAAGTCATGACATCTGCGCTCACAGTGATCTTTGGGCTCACATCTGTCCTGGTTATTATAATATCCTATGGTTATATCATTGCCACCATTCTGAAGATCACTTCATCTGAAGGCAGGTCCAAGGCCTTCAATACCCGTGCTTCTCACCTGACAGCAGTAACCCTCTTCTTTGGCTCAGGTATCTTCATTTATATGTATCCTAATTCTGGTGATTCCCTGAGCCAAAACAAGTTGGTATCTGTCTTATACACTGTTATAATTTCCATGCTAGATCCAGTGATCTACAGTCTAAGGAACAAAGAAATCCAAGATTCCCTAAGCAGATGGAAGAAGACAATCTTTTCCTGGTGTTACTAA